In bacterium, the genomic window CACATTAAATCTCTCCTCAAATACCTCTCTGGTTACAAGCTCCTTTCTTAACTCATCCTTTAACTCAACCTTTATCTGGCCCTTTCTCTCAACGATTACTTCTTTTGCCTTTTCATCAATGGCAGAGATTGCTGCCTCAAAAGCCTTAGCAAAGGTCTCTGCCTTCTTTCTTTCACCCAATGCCTCTTCTAATAATTCAAAGGCTTCTCTTGGTAATGCATAGGTTATCATCTTTATTTTATTGTTTTAATCTTTAGGATAAATTTTTTGCAAGCAATTTTTTTGTATCGTAATTGTTTAGCTTTTTCTTTTAAATTGGAATGGTATGGTAAGACTACCCCCTCAGGCTTCGCCTGCCACCCCTTTAACACCCCGTCAGACCTTACGGTCGCGAAGCGACGGGGTGTTTCCCCTCTTTTAGACATCATCCTTGGTAAGCCAGCCTTCGTAAAAATTTATATGTAACATACCTGCCAAACCGAACTGTTCCCTTATCTTTTGGTCACCCAGTTCTTTAGATATCTCTCCTACATCTTGAAACAGCTTGGCATGGCCATCATGCGGCCAGCCCTTCATTTCACAATAAGCCTTCAGGATTTGGGTGGCTGCACCCCAATATTTCTCTCCAGCCTGACGCAAGTCGCCATTCTTAATCTCTTTATCACCTTGTCCGATGTATTTATCTGCCTGATCTACATATTGTTTTGCTTTAAGGTTATCCATTTTTGACTCTTAAAAATTGTTGTCAACAATTATAAAATTTATTCAAAAAACTTGTTCATCCCCAGTCACACTTTATCCTCCATTTGATAAAATATTGTCTATAATTTTGAGAGCAGTTTCTTTCCTTGTTGCCTCATACCTTTCAAGCTCAAGCCTTCCCTCTTTCAAAAACCCCTCGGCTAATTGTAATCTTTTATTCATTGCTTTACTTCCCATTTATTATCTTTTTTTAAACCAACTCAATTCCAAAAGTCTTGCAAACTTCAGCCATATCCCTTCCTTTTTGTAAGGTAACAAATACCTTTTTTGCTTGAGGGATGTTAAATTGCTTTTTTGCTATCTCTGCCTTGTCATTAAATCTTTCTACATCATCAGTTTCAGCATAGGATTTTATCTCAAAAACCAAAGCATAAGAATTATGGACATAGAGGTCTATTTCATAGCTTTTTCCCTTTTTTCCCATAATCCCCTCTTCATCTGTTATCTTCTTTCTCATCATAAGATACTCTGGCTTTAGCTCCGGTGTTTTCAGGACACATCTTAATGTTCCTGCAATTGTATCCTCCAAATTCCTACCTGCCCTCCCTTGAAGGCCTCCCACCACTACACCTACCCAATCGCTCTGATCTTCAAGTTTTCTATCCATTGCATCAAATCTTCTATTTGTTTCCTCTCTATGCTCCTCAAATCTTTTATTTATTTCCTCAAACTTCTTATCTGAGGCCTCCCTTAAGAGCTTTATCTCTTCCTGAACTTGTTCAAACCTTCTATCTACTTGTTCAAGCCTTCTATCTACTTGTTCAAACTTCTTATCTGAGGCCTCCCTTAAGAGCTTTATCTCGGAAAGCACCTGGTTTATCTCACCTTTTGTAGCAAATGCTTCACTTAAGACAATAGAGACCTCTTTTCTGAAATGGTCATCCCTTCTTAAGAGTATAGGAAGGACCCTTAAGATATGCTCCTCTTCTGCCTTTATCAATGTAGTAGCCATTCTAAAAGGATACAAACAAATTTAATTTTTTGCAAGAATTAGAATTTTGGTACGTGTTTAGCTAAAGCTAAACAATTGCAAATTGTAAATTGCAAATTGAGAGAGTGATGAATTTTTTATGATATTATTTTTACCTCTTTAAATTTACAATTTAAAATTTGCAATTTAAAATTTACAATGAAACAAAGCGTTTCTCCCTCTTTAATGAGGAAGCTTAAACACATATTAAGGTGCTAAACACATACCTTTCTTGACAAAAAGTGGTTGGATTTGTATATTTAAGTAGGAAATTATAGTGTTCGGGTGCAAAACTTCGGATAATCAAGAGGTAAACTATGGTAAAAAATGAATAGAAGATCAGATAGACTAAAAAGCCTTCCGGAGTATCCATTTGCCAGAATTACAAGGCTAAAGAAAGGGGTAAAGAGAGATATTATTGACCTGGGTATAGGAGACCCTGACTTACCAACCCCAGAATATATAATCTCTTCCTTAAAAAATGCAATAGATGACCCAATTACCCATCAATACCCTCCATACAATGGCTATCTTTCCTTAAGAAAAGAGATCGCTCTCTGGTATAAAAAAAGATTTAATGTAAGCCTTTCTCCCCATAATGAAATATTGCCTTTACTTGGTTCAAAGGATGGAATTTCCCATATTTTATTTTCCATAATCAATCCCTCTGACTATGTCCTTGTTCCAGATCCAGGTTACCCTGTTTATAAATCAGCGACAATCCTTGCCGGCGGTATTCCAAAGATTGTTCCCCTCCTTTCCCAAAATGGATTTTTACCCGATTTGGATAACATTGACCCAAAAGGGTGCAAGGCATTTTTTCTTAATTACCCAAATAATCCAACCGCTGCGGTTTGCTCTCTGGATTTTTTAAAAAACCTTGTATCCTTTGCCAGAAAAAACAACATTATTATTTTATTTGACCTTGCCTATTCAGAGGTCTATTTTGATGAAAAACCCCCAAGTCTTTTGCAGATAGAGGGAGGAATAGATGTTGGTATAGAATTCCATTCATTCTCAAAGACATACAATATGGCGGGATGGAGGCTTGGTTTTTGTGTAGGCAATAGGGATATTATCCAATCCCTCCTTTCCCTTAAGACAAACCTTGATTCTGGAATTTTTGGAGCAGTGCAACATGCTGGAATTTCTGCCTTAAAAGATGAAGGCTTTGTTGAG contains:
- a CDS encoding PaREP1 family protein, with product MDNLKAKQYVDQADKYIGQGDKEIKNGDLRQAGEKYWGAATQILKAYCEMKGWPHDGHAKLFQDVGEISKELGDQKIREQFGLAGMLHINFYEGWLTKDDV
- a CDS encoding aminotransferase class I/II-fold pyridoxal phosphate-dependent enzyme, with protein sequence MNRRSDRLKSLPEYPFARITRLKKGVKRDIIDLGIGDPDLPTPEYIISSLKNAIDDPITHQYPPYNGYLSLRKEIALWYKKRFNVSLSPHNEILPLLGSKDGISHILFSIINPSDYVLVPDPGYPVYKSATILAGGIPKIVPLLSQNGFLPDLDNIDPKGCKAFFLNYPNNPTAAVCSLDFLKNLVSFARKNNIIILFDLAYSEVYFDEKPPSLLQIEGGIDVGIEFHSFSKTYNMAGWRLGFCVGNRDIIQSLLSLKTNLDSGIFGAVQHAGISALKDEGFVEEMRKVYKRRLDILASGLSSCGFKVDMPKATFYLFLPIKGSSFDFSERLLKDTGVVVTPGISFGEYGEGFVRFSLTSPDDKIEEAVARIKKGFRI